The following coding sequences are from one Aeromicrobium duanguangcaii window:
- the panD gene encoding aspartate 1-decarboxylase yields MLRTMMKSKIHRATVTQADLHYVGSVTVDEDLLDASDILPGELVHIVDVTNGARLETYTIAGPRGSGIIGINGAAAHLVHPDDIVILIAYAQVGDAEARELQPSVVFVDADNRIVTLGHDAAEVPADSGLKRGDLVTV; encoded by the coding sequence ACCATGATGAAGTCCAAGATCCACCGCGCCACGGTGACCCAGGCCGACCTGCACTACGTCGGCTCGGTGACCGTCGACGAGGACCTGCTCGACGCGTCCGACATCCTGCCCGGTGAGCTCGTGCACATCGTCGACGTCACGAACGGCGCCCGCCTCGAGACCTACACGATCGCCGGGCCCCGCGGCTCGGGGATCATCGGCATCAACGGCGCCGCCGCGCACCTCGTGCACCCCGACGACATCGTCATCCTGATCGCGTACGCCCAGGTCGGCGACGCCGAGGCCCGTGAGCTGCAGCCCAGCGTCGTGTTCGTCGACGCCGACAACCGCATCGTCACGCTGGGTCACGACGCCGCCGAGGTCCCGGCGGACTCCGGGCTCAAGCGGGGCGACCTGGTGACCGTGTGA
- a CDS encoding type III pantothenate kinase — MTLLAIDAGNAETAIGLFDGDELVADFVVASDERRTSDEWFLVVDGFVRRAGLPEIDEIAMCCTVPALLVALRKAYRRYYADVPVWVVGPGVKTGVPIHTDNPREVGTDRVVNALAAQELYGGPAIVVDLTGTATVVDAIDAEGRYLGGAIAPGVEVSLEALARRSAQLRSVEITTPRDVIGKNTVEALQSGTVFGFAGLIDAIVERMIDSLGEDPEHVSVIATGSHAAVVLSECETITARNPKLTLEGLRLVAARNR, encoded by the coding sequence GTGACCCTGCTGGCGATCGACGCCGGGAACGCCGAGACCGCCATCGGGCTGTTCGACGGCGACGAGCTGGTCGCCGACTTCGTGGTGGCCTCGGACGAGCGCCGCACGTCCGACGAGTGGTTCTTGGTCGTCGACGGCTTCGTCCGTCGGGCCGGTCTGCCCGAGATCGACGAGATCGCCATGTGCTGCACCGTGCCGGCCCTGCTGGTGGCCCTGCGGAAGGCCTACCGCCGGTACTACGCCGACGTGCCCGTGTGGGTCGTCGGGCCGGGGGTCAAGACCGGCGTGCCGATCCACACCGACAACCCGCGCGAGGTCGGCACCGACCGCGTCGTTAACGCGCTGGCGGCCCAGGAGCTCTACGGCGGTCCGGCGATCGTCGTCGACCTGACCGGCACGGCCACGGTCGTCGACGCCATCGACGCCGAGGGCCGGTACCTCGGAGGGGCGATCGCACCGGGCGTCGAGGTCTCGCTGGAGGCTCTGGCCCGGCGCAGCGCCCAGCTGCGCAGCGTCGAGATCACGACGCCGCGCGACGTGATCGGCAAGAACACGGTCGAGGCGCTGCAGTCCGGCACGGTCTTCGGCTTCGCGGGCCTCATCGACGCCATCGTCGAGCGGATGATCGACTCGCTGGGCGAGGATCCCGAGCACGTCTCGGTCATCGCGACCGGCAGTCACGCCGCCGTCGTCCTGAGCGAGTGCGAGACCATCACGGCCCGCAACCCCAAGCTCACGCTCGAGGGCCTGCGCCTCGTCGCCGCCCGCAACCGCTGA